A genome region from Hymenobacter chitinivorans DSM 11115 includes the following:
- a CDS encoding cysteine desulfurase family protein: MAVYFDNAATTPLDPEVLDAMLPFLREHYGNPSSIHGHGRKVRAAIENARKTIAHLINAAPAEISFTSGGTEGDNYAAFGSIRTLGLKHAVTSKLEHHAVLHTLQALEKTGDITLSYVRHDQQGRLDLEHLDELLGANGRSFVSLMHANNEIGNLNDIVAIGDICQRHQAIFHTDTVQTMGHYRHDVQKLKNHFLVGSAHKFHGPKGVGFLYRRPEVHVSPLIHGGSQERNVRAGTENVYGIIGLAKALEIAYRDMDTHQQHIQGLKDRFIARLTSEIEDVQFNGLSAHADQSLYTVLNVSLPPSGMSEMLLFNLDISRVSVSGGSACSSGADAGSHVLTALGCDPQRGAIRFSMSKYNTAEEVDYAVEQLAKMYRKVPA; the protein is encoded by the coding sequence ATGGCCGTGTATTTTGACAACGCGGCGACCACGCCGCTCGATCCGGAAGTTCTGGATGCGATGCTGCCCTTTCTGCGCGAGCACTACGGCAATCCCAGCAGCATTCACGGCCACGGCCGCAAGGTGCGGGCAGCCATTGAGAATGCCCGCAAGACCATTGCTCACCTGATCAACGCCGCGCCGGCCGAAATTTCCTTTACCTCCGGCGGTACTGAGGGCGACAACTACGCCGCTTTCGGCAGCATCCGGACGCTGGGGTTGAAGCATGCGGTGACTTCCAAGCTGGAGCACCACGCGGTGCTGCACACCCTGCAGGCTCTGGAAAAAACCGGTGACATCACGCTCAGCTACGTGCGCCACGACCAGCAGGGCCGCCTGGACCTGGAGCACTTGGATGAGCTGCTGGGTGCCAATGGCCGCTCGTTCGTGAGCTTGATGCACGCCAACAACGAAATCGGTAACCTGAACGACATTGTAGCCATTGGCGACATCTGCCAGCGGCACCAGGCTATTTTCCACACCGACACGGTGCAGACGATGGGCCACTACCGCCACGACGTACAGAAGCTGAAAAACCACTTTCTGGTGGGCTCGGCGCACAAGTTTCACGGCCCGAAAGGTGTCGGCTTCCTCTACCGGCGGCCCGAGGTGCACGTTTCGCCGCTCATTCACGGCGGCTCCCAGGAGCGCAACGTGCGGGCCGGCACCGAGAATGTGTACGGCATCATTGGCTTGGCCAAAGCCCTCGAAATTGCCTACCGCGACATGGACACCCATCAGCAGCACATTCAGGGCCTGAAAGACCGGTTTATTGCCCGTCTGACCAGCGAAATTGAAGACGTGCAGTTCAATGGCCTCTCGGCCCACGCCGACCAGAGCCTCTACACGGTGCTGAACGTAAGCTTGCCGCCGTCGGGCATGAGCGAGATGCTGCTCTTTAACCTGGACATCAGCCGGGTGTCGGTGTCGGGCGGCTCGGCCTGTAGCAGCGGCGCCGATGCCGGCTCCCACGTGCTGACGGCCCTAGGTTGCGACCCGCAGCGCGGCGCCATTCGCTTCTCGATGAGCAAATACAATACCGCCGAAGAGGTAGACTACGCCGTGGAGCAGCTGGCCAAGATGTACCGCAAGGTGCCGGCGTAA
- a CDS encoding PRC-barrel domain-containing protein: MEPISPIPSAEGMHLRRLRDLTDFEVADGSPDVRGWAVRGGDGHKFGDVYELIVEEEALKVRYLDVELDASLNVNRHERHILIPVGVAALDEEGDNVFVPSLNKESVLDYPPYEEIQITREYEEAMLRSLKLPLPEARPGGFYDQDPYNEQRFYQNRRPAANEGLRRRDPAA, translated from the coding sequence ATGGAGCCGATTTCCCCTATTCCCTCCGCCGAAGGCATGCACCTGCGCCGCCTGCGCGACCTGACCGACTTTGAAGTGGCCGACGGCAGCCCCGACGTACGCGGCTGGGCCGTGCGCGGCGGCGACGGCCACAAGTTTGGCGACGTCTACGAGCTGATTGTGGAGGAAGAAGCCCTGAAGGTGCGCTACCTCGACGTGGAGCTGGATGCCTCGCTCAACGTCAACCGCCACGAGCGGCACATCCTGATTCCGGTGGGCGTAGCGGCCCTTGATGAAGAAGGCGACAATGTATTTGTGCCATCCTTGAACAAGGAGTCGGTACTGGACTACCCGCCTTACGAGGAAATTCAGATTACCCGGGAGTATGAGGAAGCCATGCTGCGCAGCCTGAAGCTACCCTTGCCCGAAGCTCGTCCCGGAGGATTTTACGACCAGGACCCCTACAATGAGCAGCGCTTTTATCAGAACCGCCGTCCCGCCGCCAACGAGGGCCTGCGCCGCCGTGACCCGGCCGCTTAG
- a CDS encoding T9SS type A sorting domain-containing protein, with protein sequence MTRFLLFFCLLLPAAAFGQQQLPKVLFDATRAEMANNADWVLDADARNLGIGSGGAMVTGAGSDSNPQRFPTPAQSGITANTPETYWSGALSSWGVALVKRGYQVETLPNGSRLTYGDASNVQDLSNYQVFVVCEPNIRFSAAEKTALLNFVKNGGGLFMISDHAVSDRNNDGWDSPQIWNDLMSTNSVQANPFGISFDLNNFVVNTTNVPALPADSLLHGPAGNVAAMEYHNGATLTLTPSANASVRGIIYKLGVSATGTTGAFMAYARYGRGKVVALGDSSPPDDGSGDPGDSLYDGWAGEANGDHARVLVNATIWLATPKSRPLASRNATTTATCTLYPNPTSQQIHISLSAPAQQLAWYNVVGQRVSVPTIAIAPNSYVADLRAQPVGLYFLHVTLNNGQVLMRRVERR encoded by the coding sequence ATGACTCGTTTTTTACTTTTCTTTTGCCTACTGCTGCCCGCCGCGGCTTTCGGCCAGCAGCAACTTCCCAAAGTCCTGTTTGACGCCACCCGCGCCGAAATGGCCAACAACGCCGATTGGGTGCTGGACGCAGACGCCCGCAACCTGGGCATCGGCAGCGGCGGGGCCATGGTCACCGGCGCCGGCTCCGATTCCAACCCCCAGCGGTTCCCGACGCCCGCCCAGAGCGGCATTACGGCCAATACGCCCGAAACCTACTGGAGCGGGGCTTTGTCGTCGTGGGGTGTGGCACTAGTGAAGCGCGGCTACCAAGTCGAGACTTTGCCCAACGGCAGCCGCCTGACCTACGGCGACGCCTCGAATGTGCAGGATTTGAGCAACTACCAGGTTTTTGTGGTGTGTGAGCCCAACATCCGCTTTTCGGCCGCCGAGAAAACCGCCCTGCTGAACTTCGTCAAGAATGGCGGCGGCCTGTTCATGATTTCCGACCACGCCGTGTCGGACCGCAACAACGACGGCTGGGACTCGCCCCAAATCTGGAACGACCTGATGAGCACGAACTCCGTGCAGGCCAACCCGTTCGGCATCAGCTTCGACTTGAACAACTTTGTAGTAAATACCACCAACGTGCCAGCCCTGCCCGCCGATTCCTTGCTGCACGGCCCGGCCGGCAATGTGGCGGCTATGGAGTACCACAACGGCGCTACGCTCACCCTCACGCCCTCGGCCAATGCCAGCGTCCGGGGAATTATCTACAAGCTCGGCGTAAGTGCTACCGGTACTACGGGTGCTTTTATGGCCTATGCCCGCTACGGCCGCGGCAAAGTAGTAGCCCTGGGCGACAGTTCCCCGCCCGATGATGGCAGCGGGGACCCCGGCGACAGTCTCTACGACGGCTGGGCGGGCGAAGCCAACGGCGACCATGCCCGCGTGCTCGTCAACGCCACCATCTGGCTGGCGACGCCCAAAAGCCGGCCCCTGGCCAGCCGCAACGCCACGACAACGGCTACCTGCACGCTCTACCCCAATCCGACCAGTCAGCAAATTCACATCAGCCTCAGTGCGCCGGCCCAGCAGCTAGCGTGGTACAACGTAGTCGGGCAACGAGTAAGCGTCCCCACCATTGCCATAGCTCCCAACTCCTACGTGGCCGACCTGCGCGCGCAGCCGGTGGGGCTGTATTTTCTGCACGTCACGCTCAATAATGGACAAGTGCTGATGCGGCGCGTCGAGCGGCGCTAG
- the hemH gene encoding ferrochelatase has product MPTPASPQRRIGVLLVNLGTPDSPQTPDVRRYLNEFLTDGRVIDMPAAVRYPLFQGLVVPLRAPKSAKIYQQLWTERGSPLLYHGLDLQKMVQEKLGKDYVVAFGMRYQNPSIEKALDELREAAVDRIIVLPLFPQYAAASTGSVQEKVMDIVSKWWVVPSISFISTFTDDPGFIGTFVTLGKEEMAKRKYDHVVFSYHGIPERHVLKGSHNNYCKLGSCCNSYNKNNRYCYRAQCYETSRQLAAGLGLAPEQYTTSFQSRLQSRLRDPWLQPYTDEVLKEMPAKGIKNVLAFSPAFVADCLETTIEVGLEFKEMFEEAGGEHWQLVPSLNSHPQWVEGVVSMIHRN; this is encoded by the coding sequence ATGCCAACTCCCGCCTCCCCGCAGCGCCGCATCGGCGTTTTGCTTGTCAACCTGGGTACGCCCGACTCGCCGCAAACGCCCGACGTGCGCCGCTACCTCAACGAATTCCTGACCGACGGCCGGGTTATCGACATGCCCGCCGCCGTGCGCTACCCCCTGTTTCAGGGCCTGGTGGTGCCATTGCGGGCCCCGAAATCGGCTAAAATCTACCAGCAGCTCTGGACCGAGCGGGGCTCCCCCCTACTCTACCACGGCCTCGACTTGCAGAAGATGGTGCAGGAAAAGCTGGGTAAAGATTACGTGGTGGCCTTCGGGATGCGCTACCAGAACCCCAGCATCGAAAAAGCTCTGGACGAACTGCGCGAAGCCGCCGTCGACCGGATTATCGTGCTGCCGCTGTTTCCGCAGTACGCGGCGGCCAGCACGGGCTCGGTGCAGGAGAAGGTAATGGACATCGTGAGCAAGTGGTGGGTGGTGCCCAGCATCAGCTTCATCAGCACCTTCACCGACGACCCGGGCTTTATTGGCACCTTCGTGACCTTGGGCAAGGAGGAAATGGCCAAGCGCAAGTACGACCATGTCGTGTTCAGCTACCACGGCATTCCCGAGCGCCACGTGCTCAAGGGCAGCCACAACAACTACTGCAAGCTGGGCAGCTGCTGCAACAGCTACAATAAGAACAACCGCTACTGCTACCGGGCCCAGTGCTACGAAACCTCCCGGCAGCTGGCCGCCGGCCTGGGTTTGGCGCCCGAGCAGTACACCACTTCCTTCCAGAGCCGCCTGCAAAGCCGCCTGCGGGACCCGTGGCTGCAGCCCTACACCGATGAAGTCCTAAAAGAGATGCCCGCCAAAGGCATCAAGAACGTGCTGGCCTTCAGCCCGGCCTTCGTGGCCGACTGCCTCGAAACGACCATCGAGGTGGGCCTGGAATTCAAGGAAATGTTTGAGGAAGCCGGCGGGGAGCATTGGCAGCTGGTACCCAGCCTGAACTCGCACCCGCAGTGGGTGGAGGGCGTTGTAAGCATGATTCACCGCAATTAA
- a CDS encoding AraC family transcriptional regulator — MTKVTSSQSVDTLSVGMLNVMLWATTQAGADYAELCQKLNVTPAQLTDPDARVPIATIQQLWGEAVRVTQDPHLSLHLGEKLNPGDIGILGYVLLHCPTLGAALTQLVRYQDVACSGVKLTVRHEAEVCWLDMEITSAAIIYPEYVINSEFSTYLSAFRALTGQVLVPREVRFAYPQPADTQEHERVFAPARLVFGTAQSSISFDAALLDLPVINANPVLFPLFEQHAAALLARLHQPSLPDRVKREIVDLLKGAEPTLATVADRLTMGVRTLQLKLKETGHTYQQLLDAVRHELACRHLRDAQFSTTDIAFLLGYSEPSAFVRSFKKWTGQTPGAFRK, encoded by the coding sequence ATGACAAAAGTCACCTCTTCCCAATCCGTCGATACGCTGTCGGTGGGCATGCTCAACGTGATGCTCTGGGCCACCACCCAGGCCGGCGCCGACTATGCCGAGTTGTGCCAAAAGTTGAACGTGACGCCGGCCCAGCTCACCGACCCCGACGCCCGGGTGCCCATTGCCACCATTCAGCAGCTCTGGGGCGAAGCCGTACGAGTCACCCAGGATCCGCACCTGTCGCTGCACCTGGGCGAAAAGCTAAACCCCGGCGACATTGGCATTCTGGGCTACGTGCTGCTGCACTGCCCCACGCTGGGCGCAGCCCTAACCCAGCTGGTGCGCTACCAGGACGTGGCCTGCTCCGGGGTTAAGCTCACCGTGCGGCACGAGGCGGAGGTATGCTGGCTGGACATGGAAATAACCAGCGCGGCCATCATTTACCCGGAATACGTCATCAACTCCGAGTTTTCGACCTACCTCAGCGCCTTCCGGGCTCTGACCGGTCAGGTGCTGGTGCCGCGGGAGGTTCGTTTTGCCTATCCTCAACCCGCCGACACGCAGGAGCACGAGCGGGTTTTTGCCCCAGCCCGGCTGGTGTTTGGCACCGCCCAGAGTAGTATCAGCTTCGACGCGGCCCTGCTCGATTTGCCCGTCATCAATGCCAACCCGGTGCTGTTTCCGCTCTTTGAGCAGCACGCGGCAGCCTTGCTGGCCCGCCTGCACCAGCCCAGCTTGCCCGACCGGGTGAAGCGTGAAATTGTGGACTTGCTGAAAGGTGCCGAGCCCACCCTGGCCACCGTCGCCGACCGGCTCACGATGGGCGTGCGCACCCTGCAGCTCAAGCTCAAGGAAACCGGCCATACCTACCAGCAGCTGCTCGACGCCGTGCGTCACGAGCTGGCCTGCCGCCACCTGCGCGACGCCCAGTTCAGCACCACCGACATTGCCTTTCTGCTGGGGTATTCCGAGCCCAGCGCGTTTGTGCGCTCCTTTAAGAAATGGACGGGGCAGACGCCGGGCGCGTTTCGGAAATAG
- the era gene encoding GTPase Era — MNPEPKPHRAGFVSIIGKPNVGKSTLMNALMGERLSIVTSKAQTTRHRILGILNGDDFQLVYSDTPGIIQPKYELHNAMMSFVYSSLEDADVVLFVTDIYEKHDEEPVVERLRKMVDTPILLLVNKIDQADQAEVEAKVEYWREQLPNAARVLPISALEKFGTGELLDLVLGYLPEHPAYYPKDELTDKPERFFAAEMIREKIFKLYKKEVPYSCEVGIEEFKEEEDIIRIRATIYVERASQKGIIIGNKGEALKKVGTWAREEMEKFFQKKVFLETHVKVNENWRTDPKALNRFGYSQ; from the coding sequence GTGAATCCCGAACCTAAACCGCACCGCGCTGGCTTTGTGAGCATTATCGGCAAGCCCAACGTAGGCAAGTCGACGCTGATGAACGCCCTGATGGGCGAGCGGCTCAGCATTGTTACCAGCAAGGCCCAGACCACGCGCCACCGCATCCTGGGTATTTTGAACGGTGACGACTTCCAGCTGGTCTACTCCGATACGCCCGGCATCATCCAGCCCAAGTACGAGCTGCACAACGCCATGATGTCGTTCGTGTACAGCTCTCTGGAAGATGCCGACGTTGTTTTGTTCGTGACCGATATCTACGAAAAACACGACGAGGAGCCAGTGGTAGAGCGCCTGCGCAAGATGGTGGACACGCCCATTCTGCTGCTGGTCAACAAAATCGACCAGGCCGACCAGGCCGAGGTGGAGGCCAAAGTGGAATACTGGCGCGAGCAGCTGCCCAACGCGGCCCGCGTGCTGCCCATTTCGGCCCTGGAAAAGTTCGGCACCGGCGAATTGCTCGACCTCGTGCTGGGCTACCTGCCCGAGCACCCGGCGTATTACCCCAAAGATGAACTCACCGATAAGCCGGAGCGTTTCTTCGCCGCCGAGATGATTCGGGAGAAAATATTCAAGCTCTACAAAAAGGAAGTCCCCTACAGCTGCGAAGTCGGCATCGAGGAGTTCAAGGAGGAAGAAGATATCATCCGCATCCGGGCCACCATCTACGTGGAGCGGGCCAGCCAGAAAGGCATCATCATCGGTAACAAGGGCGAGGCCCTGAAAAAAGTGGGCACCTGGGCCCGGGAGGAAATGGAGAAGTTCTTCCAGAAGAAAGTCTTCCTCGAAACCCACGTCAAAGTCAACGAAAACTGGCGCACCGACCCAAAGGCCTTGAACCGCTTCGGGTACAGCCAATAG
- the der gene encoding ribosome biogenesis GTPase Der, with protein MKNTIAIVGRPNVGKSTLFNRLVGHRKAIMDNQSGVTRDRHYGYGEWIGKHFTVIDTGGYVHGSDDVFEESIRRQVKLAIDEADVVLFMVDVDAGMHGLDEEFANVLRRYQGKKPIYLVGNKADTNARAHAAGEFYALGVGDGDIFTISSQSGSGTGDLLDAVVSHFEDPWEEVTETELPKIAVVGRPNVGKSSLVNLLLGEERTIVTDIAGTTRDAIKTRYNAFGNEFILIDTAGLRRKTKVKEDIEFYSVLRSIRAMEESDVCIVMLDATRGVEAQDVNIIALADKNRKGIVILVNKWDLVEDKETNTTKKIEEQIYEKIAPIAYPPIIFTSVLTKQRVHKAIETAIQVYENKTKKIPTSQLNEVMLRVIEEHQPPSTKGKMVRIKYVTQLPTHNPVFAFFCNLPQYVSESYTRYLENRLRENFDFGGVPIGIIFRKK; from the coding sequence ATGAAGAATACCATTGCAATTGTGGGCCGCCCCAACGTGGGCAAATCCACCCTGTTCAACCGCCTCGTGGGTCACCGCAAGGCTATTATGGACAACCAGAGCGGCGTAACGCGCGACCGGCACTACGGCTACGGCGAGTGGATCGGCAAGCACTTTACCGTCATCGACACCGGCGGCTACGTGCACGGCTCCGACGACGTGTTTGAGGAAAGCATCCGCCGCCAGGTAAAGCTCGCCATTGATGAGGCTGATGTAGTGCTGTTCATGGTCGACGTAGATGCCGGCATGCACGGCCTCGATGAGGAGTTTGCCAACGTCCTGCGCCGCTACCAGGGCAAAAAGCCGATTTATCTGGTCGGCAACAAGGCTGATACCAACGCCCGGGCCCACGCGGCCGGCGAGTTCTACGCCCTGGGTGTGGGCGACGGCGACATTTTCACGATTTCGTCGCAGAGCGGCTCCGGCACCGGTGATTTGCTCGACGCCGTCGTGTCGCACTTCGAGGATCCGTGGGAAGAAGTTACCGAAACCGAGCTGCCTAAGATTGCCGTGGTCGGCCGCCCCAACGTGGGCAAGTCGAGCCTGGTAAACCTGCTGCTGGGCGAGGAGCGCACCATCGTCACCGACATTGCCGGCACCACCCGCGACGCCATCAAGACCCGCTACAACGCCTTCGGCAACGAGTTCATTCTGATTGACACGGCCGGTCTGCGCCGCAAGACCAAGGTGAAAGAGGACATCGAATTCTACTCCGTGCTTCGCTCCATCCGGGCCATGGAAGAATCCGACGTTTGCATCGTGATGCTCGACGCCACCCGCGGCGTGGAGGCCCAGGACGTGAACATCATTGCCCTGGCCGACAAGAACCGCAAGGGCATCGTGATTCTGGTCAATAAGTGGGACCTGGTCGAGGACAAAGAAACGAATACGACCAAGAAAATCGAGGAGCAGATATACGAGAAGATAGCGCCCATTGCCTATCCGCCCATCATCTTCACCTCGGTGCTTACCAAGCAGCGCGTGCACAAGGCTATTGAAACGGCTATTCAGGTGTACGAGAACAAGACCAAGAAAATCCCGACTTCCCAGCTCAACGAAGTGATGCTGCGCGTGATTGAGGAGCACCAGCCGCCGTCCACGAAGGGCAAGATGGTGCGCATCAAGTACGTGACCCAGCTGCCCACGCACAACCCGGTGTTTGCCTTCTTCTGCAACCTGCCGCAGTACGTGAGCGAGTCGTACACGCGCTACCTGGAAAACCGCCTGCGCGAGAACTTCGACTTCGGCGGGGTGCCCATCGGCATTATCTTCCGCAAGAAGTAA
- a CDS encoding DUF433 domain-containing protein — protein sequence MDTAAITAFIELNPPVRFGKPVVKGTRTTVAEVLEMLANGMSAADIEEDFPAIGAEQVRACLLDAAYKESVVLLSVA from the coding sequence ATGGATACCGCTGCCATTACCGCTTTTATCGAACTGAACCCCCCAGTGCGCTTTGGCAAGCCGGTGGTGAAGGGGACGCGCACGACGGTGGCGGAGGTACTCGAAATGCTGGCCAACGGGATGAGTGCGGCCGATATTGAGGAGGATTTTCCGGCTATCGGGGCGGAGCAAGTACGGGCCTGCCTGCTGGATGCGGCGTATAAGGAAAGCGTGGTGCTGCTGTCGGTGGCGTAG
- a CDS encoding DUF5615 family PIN-like protein — protein sequence MDENVSWRLAAYLRLYCAAVGHVRELGMENSPDTTIWRYARQYEYDIVTKDEDFLRLVVAEGFPPRVVAVQNAQVPVAKLAEFLLARLPQLQEFLGEQPEFGVLLLRVG from the coding sequence CTGGATGAGAATGTTTCGTGGCGCCTGGCGGCGTACCTGCGCCTGTACTGCGCGGCGGTGGGGCACGTGCGGGAGCTGGGAATGGAAAACAGCCCGGATACGACTATCTGGCGTTATGCCCGGCAATATGAGTATGATATCGTGACCAAGGATGAGGACTTTCTGCGGCTGGTAGTAGCGGAAGGGTTTCCGCCGCGGGTGGTGGCAGTGCAAAACGCGCAGGTGCCGGTAGCGAAGCTGGCTGAATTCCTGCTGGCCCGGCTGCCACAGTTGCAGGAGTTTCTGGGGGAGCAGCCGGAGTTTGGGGTGTTGCTGCTGCGGGTGGGATAG
- the murQ gene encoding N-acetylmuramic acid 6-phosphate etherase, translating into MGTTESPSQFNNLETLSTRELLAGINSVDQTVPQVVARALPQIEALVEATVERLQRGGRLFYIGAGTSGRLGILDASECPPTFGVPQGLVIGLIAGGDTAIRQAVENAEDDAQQAWRDLQAYDINPNDMLVGIAASGRTPYVIGGLAIARRHGIATGCIVCNPGSTVAAFADYPVEVVTGPEFVTGSTRLKAGTAQKLVLNMLTTATMIRLGRVKGNKMVDMQLSNLKLVDRGEKMIMDELGIEQPEAAELLKKHGSVRAALDAYRTM; encoded by the coding sequence TTGGGTACCACCGAAAGTCCTTCCCAGTTCAACAACCTCGAAACCCTCTCGACGCGGGAATTGCTGGCCGGCATCAACAGCGTGGACCAGACGGTGCCCCAGGTCGTCGCCCGGGCCCTGCCCCAGATTGAGGCCCTGGTGGAGGCTACGGTGGAACGACTCCAGCGTGGCGGCCGCCTCTTCTACATCGGCGCCGGTACCAGTGGCCGCCTCGGTATCCTCGACGCCTCTGAATGCCCGCCCACCTTCGGCGTGCCCCAGGGCCTGGTCATCGGGCTCATTGCCGGCGGCGACACCGCCATCCGCCAGGCCGTTGAAAACGCCGAAGACGACGCCCAGCAAGCCTGGCGCGACCTCCAGGCATACGACATCAACCCCAACGACATGCTCGTCGGCATCGCCGCCTCCGGCCGCACGCCCTACGTCATCGGTGGCCTGGCCATTGCCCGCCGCCACGGCATCGCCACCGGCTGCATCGTCTGCAACCCCGGCTCCACCGTCGCCGCCTTCGCCGACTACCCCGTTGAAGTCGTCACCGGCCCCGAGTTCGTCACCGGCAGCACCCGCCTCAAGGCCGGCACCGCCCAAAAGCTGGTCCTGAACATGCTCACCACCGCCACCATGATTCGCCTGGGCCGCGTCAAAGGCAACAAGATGGTCGACATGCAGCTCTCCAACCTCAAGCTCGTGGACCGCGGCGAAAAGATGATCATGGACGAACTAGGCATCGAGCAGCCCGAAGCCGCCGAGCTCCTCAAGAAGCACGGTTCCGTCCGCGCCGCCCTGGATGCCTACCGCACAATGTAG
- a CDS encoding cytochrome b5 domain-containing protein — MNTPPASTNNQQSTPNHHLPEYTPAQLALRNGQDRDEIWVGYKGLIYDVTRSRLWRRGNHYEHWAGQDLTKELQKDAPHTEHVFDKFPAIGRLKTPAPSAS; from the coding sequence ATGAACACGCCGCCTGCATCAACCAACAATCAACAATCAACTCCCAACCACCACCTCCCCGAATACACCCCGGCCCAATTAGCCCTGCGCAACGGCCAGGACCGGGACGAAATCTGGGTCGGCTACAAGGGGCTGATTTACGACGTGACCCGCTCCCGCCTCTGGCGCCGCGGCAACCACTACGAGCACTGGGCCGGCCAGGACCTGACCAAAGAGCTCCAGAAAGACGCCCCCCACACCGAGCACGTCTTCGACAAGTTCCCCGCCATCGGCCGCCTCAAAACACCCGCTCCTTCCGCCTCGTAA
- a CDS encoding formimidoylglutamase has translation MNLAIFFDPLREELTAASAASTTLANYATRFLDTFPDWRVADLALIGLNEWRGSAGGEPAVHGADEVRRRFYQLQKGTGSLRLVDLGNLRPGLTLEDTYLRLREIVATLLEHNTVPILLGGSQDLDYGQFLAYETLERPVSFAMVDSRVDMAEHDTAPAEDAHLRRILMHEPNFVFNFAQLAHQQYLVAPDVLAALEKLHFETLRLGQVRDDIRQAEPLLRQADFVSFDVAALRWNDAPAYCPANPFGLTNEEAAKLAWYAGHNDQLTSFGLYGYRPDHDVHGLAASTLATMLWYFIEGYYHRRNETDFQSRRFIRYAVGLPGSPAKLVFYKAKRTEKWWLEVESLADSAIKRIVPCSYEDYFKAAQGDLPNRWILTQALLG, from the coding sequence ATGAATCTGGCCATCTTCTTTGATCCGCTCCGCGAGGAGCTTACGGCCGCCTCGGCCGCCTCTACTACGCTCGCCAACTATGCGACGCGCTTTCTGGACACGTTTCCGGACTGGCGGGTGGCCGACCTGGCCCTCATCGGGCTGAACGAGTGGCGGGGTAGCGCCGGCGGGGAGCCCGCCGTGCACGGGGCCGACGAAGTGCGCCGCCGCTTCTACCAGCTCCAGAAAGGCACCGGCAGCCTCCGCCTCGTCGATCTGGGCAACCTGCGCCCCGGCCTCACTCTGGAAGACACCTACCTACGCCTGCGTGAAATCGTGGCCACCCTGCTCGAGCACAACACGGTGCCCATCCTGCTCGGCGGCAGCCAGGACCTCGACTACGGCCAGTTCCTAGCCTACGAAACCCTGGAGCGGCCCGTCAGCTTCGCCATGGTCGATTCGCGGGTGGATATGGCCGAGCACGACACCGCCCCCGCCGAGGACGCCCACCTGCGCCGCATCCTGATGCACGAGCCCAACTTCGTGTTCAACTTCGCCCAGCTCGCCCACCAGCAGTATCTGGTAGCCCCCGACGTGCTGGCCGCCCTGGAAAAGCTCCACTTCGAAACCCTGCGCCTGGGCCAGGTGCGCGACGATATCCGCCAGGCCGAGCCCCTGCTGCGCCAGGCCGACTTCGTGAGCTTCGACGTGGCCGCCCTGCGCTGGAACGACGCCCCCGCCTACTGCCCGGCCAACCCCTTCGGCCTCACCAACGAGGAAGCCGCCAAGCTGGCCTGGTACGCCGGCCACAACGACCAGCTCACCTCCTTTGGCCTCTACGGCTACCGCCCCGACCACGACGTGCACGGCCTGGCCGCCAGTACTTTGGCCACCATGCTCTGGTACTTCATCGAGGGCTACTACCACCGCCGCAACGAAACCGACTTCCAGAGCCGCCGCTTCATTCGCTACGCCGTGGGCCTGCCCGGCTCCCCGGCCAAGCTGGTCTTCTACAAAGCCAAACGCACCGAAAAGTGGTGGCTCGAAGTGGAAAGCCTGGCCGATAGCGCCATCAAACGCATTGTGCCCTGCAGCTACGAAGACTACTTCAAAGCCGCCCAGGGCGACCTGCCCAACCGCTGGATTCTGACCCAGGCCTTATTAGGCTGA